The Xenopus laevis strain J_2021 chromosome 5L, Xenopus_laevis_v10.1, whole genome shotgun sequence genome has a segment encoding these proteins:
- the LOC121393524 gene encoding uncharacterized protein LOC121393524 has translation MKKLIHTVKGKHRKEIPVPDTRDASAAPVTDSPGLLQKGKDHLRQIAEKGASAKKKITDMMSDISNSKDSAKKKITDLVNSKGDAAKKKVSDMIDDLKNTKDSAKKKLTDILSDLKNSKDSKVQEIKDTMEELLDAMKEKYRKGSFQLNTDQPVEDMLKEAFENLEKLRKISTTIICVLSLICVGILVCVAVYRTRHRRTYVLFQYISFYCQLLSRNVTLFS, from the exons ATGAAGAAGCTGATTCATACAGTAAAGGGCAAACACAGGAAAG AAATACCAGTACCGGACACCAGGGATGCCTCAGCTGCACCTGTAACAGACTCACCTGGATTACTACAAA agggCAAAGACCATTTGCGACAAATTGCTGAGAAAG GAGCTTCTGCAAAGAAGAAAATAACCGATATGATGAGTGATATCAGTAACAGCAAGG ATTCTGCAAAGAAGAAAATAACAGATCTGGTGAACAGCAAAG GAGATGCTGCAAAGAAGAAAGTATCAGATATGATAGATGATCTCAAGAACACCAAAG ATTCTGCAAAGAAGAAATTAACAGATATTCTGAGTGATCTCAAGAACAGCAAGG ATTCCAAGGTCCAGGAAATAAAAGATACGATGGAGGAGCTGCTTGATGCCATGAAAGAGAAATACAGGAAAG gaAGTTTTCAACTGAATACAGACCAACCAGTAGAAG ATATGCTGAAAGAAGCATTTGAAAATCTGGAAAAACTAAGAAAAATAAGCACAACAATCATCTGCGTACTTAGCCTGATTTGTGTTGGAATTCTCGTGTGTGTTGCTGTATACAGAACTCGTCACCGAAGAACGTATGTGTTATttcaatacatttctttttattgtcaACTTCTGTCCagaaatgtaactttattttCCTAA